A window from Nevskia ramosa DSM 11499 encodes these proteins:
- a CDS encoding cytochrome c biogenesis CcdA family protein, whose product MNLATLPLAALSGLLSTLSPCVLPLLPIVISTAAAAHRYGALALGVGLTLSFTVLGLFVATVGVSLGLTEDVFRLVAGILLIGFAALLLIPPLQAAFMRLASGLANRGGQMSAKVDGSGWHGQFVVGLILGMVWTPCVGPTLGAAATLASAGQNLSTAALVMLVFGLGAALPLIVIGSLSRQALMRVRGRLQSAARGGKQVLGVLFLLVGLGIVSGYDHMLEAWLVDHSPAWLTALTTRY is encoded by the coding sequence ATGAATCTTGCGACCCTGCCACTGGCGGCACTGTCCGGCCTGCTGTCGACGCTGTCGCCTTGCGTGCTGCCGCTGCTGCCGATCGTGATCTCGACGGCCGCCGCCGCACATCGTTACGGCGCACTGGCGCTCGGCGTCGGTCTGACCTTGTCGTTCACCGTGCTCGGCCTGTTCGTGGCCACGGTCGGCGTATCGCTGGGACTGACTGAAGACGTGTTCCGGCTGGTCGCCGGCATCCTGCTGATCGGCTTTGCGGCGCTGCTTCTGATTCCGCCGCTGCAGGCCGCCTTCATGCGGCTGGCCAGCGGGCTCGCCAACCGCGGCGGGCAGATGTCGGCGAAAGTCGATGGCAGCGGCTGGCATGGCCAGTTCGTCGTCGGGCTGATCCTCGGCATGGTCTGGACCCCTTGCGTCGGGCCCACGCTCGGCGCCGCAGCAACCCTGGCCAGTGCCGGCCAGAACCTGTCGACGGCGGCACTGGTCATGCTGGTATTCGGGCTCGGTGCGGCGCTGCCGCTGATCGTCATCGGCAGTCTGTCGCGGCAGGCACTGATGCGCGTCCGCGGGCGCCTGCAGAGTGCGGCGCGCGGCGGCAAGCAGGTGCTCGGCGTGCTGTTCCTGCTGGTCGGTCTGGGCATTGTCAGCGGCTACGACCACATGCTCGAGGCCTGGCTGGTCGACCATTCGCCGGCCTGGCTGACGGCACTGACCACGCGTTACTGA
- a CDS encoding DUF4197 domain-containing protein, with protein sequence MYSPSTRPLLIALAAMLATAAPSSAGPFGDFAQKAYDATRRANAGVSDGDIGAALKEVLAQGANNAITQLGRSDGFWQNTRFRIPLPKALTKADPLLRSFGAGPRLDELHLSMNRAAEAAVPVAAEVFSGAIRQLSLKDVRAILDGPPDAATSFFRQATSTSLQAKFRPIVAGITAKAGLAQQYKAVLASAGPLATTLGAPDFDSWVTDRALNSLFLRVADEEKAIRENPAARSTELLKRVFAKSG encoded by the coding sequence ATGTACTCGCCATCCACTCGTCCGCTGCTGATCGCTCTCGCCGCCATGCTGGCAACGGCCGCGCCCTCGAGCGCAGGGCCATTCGGCGATTTCGCGCAGAAAGCCTACGACGCCACCCGCCGCGCCAATGCCGGCGTCAGCGATGGCGACATCGGCGCTGCCTTGAAGGAGGTGCTGGCCCAGGGCGCGAACAACGCGATCACCCAGCTCGGCCGCAGCGACGGCTTCTGGCAGAACACGCGCTTCCGCATCCCGCTGCCGAAGGCGCTGACCAAGGCCGATCCACTGCTGCGCAGTTTCGGCGCCGGGCCACGGCTGGACGAGCTGCATCTGTCGATGAACCGCGCGGCGGAAGCGGCGGTACCGGTCGCCGCCGAAGTGTTTTCCGGTGCCATCCGGCAATTGAGCCTGAAGGACGTGCGGGCGATTCTCGATGGCCCGCCGGATGCAGCGACGAGCTTCTTCCGTCAGGCCACCAGCACCAGCCTGCAGGCGAAGTTCCGGCCGATCGTCGCCGGCATCACTGCCAAGGCCGGGCTCGCCCAGCAGTACAAGGCGGTGCTGGCCAGTGCCGGTCCCTTGGCGACCACGCTGGGCGCGCCGGACTTCGATAGCTGGGTCACCGATCGCGCCTTGAACAGCCTGTTCCTGAGAGTGGCCGACGAGGAAAAGGCTATCCGCGAAAACCCTGCGGCGCGCAGTACCGAGCTTTTGAAGAGGGTGTTCGCGAAAAGCGGTTGA
- the typA gene encoding translational GTPase TypA codes for MSLENLRNIAIIAHVDHGKTTLVDKLLRQSQTLDARENLGERVMDSNDLERERGITILSKNTAIRWLDKRTNIEYRINIVDTPGHADFGGEVERVLSMVDCVCLLVDAADGPMPQTRFVTQKAFGMGLNPIVVVNKIDRPGARAHWVIDQIFDLFDRLGATDKQLDFPIVYASALHGYAGDNPDIREGDMDPMFQTIVDQVSPPKVNSEGPFQMQVTSLAYSSYVGVIGTGRITRGKVKPNQQVSIVGRDGAVRTGKVLQVLGFMGLDKIEVPEAEAGDIVAITGIADLGISETICDLKNPEQMATLLVDEPTMSMMFEVNKSPFAGKEGKFVTSRQIGDRLQRELKTNVALRVEQGSAGDQFKVSGRGLLHLGILLETMRREGYEIAVARPQVILKEVDGVICEPYETLVADVEEANQGGAIQGLAERGGKMTNMVPDGKGRVRLEYTIPSRGLIGFQTEFMSMTSGTGLLFHNFDHFGPQSDNGDIGQRRNGVLISNEMGKTAPYALFNLQERGRMMVDSAVDVYEGQIVGIHSRDNDLVVNVLKGKKLTNMRASGSDENVLLTPPVKHSLEQALEFINEDELVELTPNSIRIRKKFLKEHERKRGRSESAVA; via the coding sequence GTGAGCCTCGAGAATCTCCGCAACATCGCCATCATCGCCCACGTCGATCATGGCAAGACCACCCTCGTCGACAAGCTTCTGCGCCAGTCGCAGACCTTGGACGCCCGTGAAAACCTCGGCGAGCGAGTCATGGACTCGAACGATCTCGAACGCGAGCGTGGCATCACCATCCTGTCGAAGAACACGGCGATCCGCTGGCTCGACAAGCGCACCAACATCGAATACCGCATCAACATCGTCGACACCCCCGGGCATGCCGACTTCGGCGGCGAAGTGGAGCGCGTGTTGTCGATGGTCGACTGCGTCTGCCTGCTCGTCGACGCCGCTGACGGCCCGATGCCGCAGACCCGCTTCGTGACCCAGAAAGCCTTCGGCATGGGTCTGAACCCGATCGTCGTGGTCAACAAGATCGACCGTCCGGGTGCCCGCGCCCATTGGGTGATCGACCAGATCTTCGACCTGTTCGACCGTCTCGGCGCCACCGACAAGCAGCTCGATTTCCCGATCGTCTACGCATCGGCCCTGCACGGTTACGCCGGCGACAACCCGGACATCCGCGAAGGCGACATGGACCCGATGTTCCAGACCATCGTCGACCAGGTGTCGCCGCCGAAGGTCAACTCGGAAGGTCCGTTCCAGATGCAGGTGACCTCGCTCGCGTACTCCTCGTACGTCGGCGTCATCGGCACCGGCCGCATTACCCGCGGCAAGGTCAAGCCGAACCAGCAGGTGTCGATCGTCGGCCGTGACGGCGCCGTGCGTACCGGCAAGGTGCTGCAGGTGCTCGGCTTCATGGGCCTCGACAAGATCGAAGTGCCGGAAGCGGAAGCGGGCGACATCGTCGCCATCACCGGCATTGCCGATCTCGGCATTTCCGAGACCATCTGCGACTTGAAGAACCCGGAACAGATGGCCACCTTGCTGGTCGACGAACCGACCATGAGCATGATGTTCGAGGTCAACAAGTCGCCGTTCGCGGGCAAGGAAGGCAAGTTCGTCACCTCGCGCCAGATCGGCGATCGTCTGCAACGCGAGCTGAAGACCAACGTTGCGCTGCGCGTCGAACAGGGCTCCGCCGGTGACCAGTTCAAGGTCTCGGGCCGCGGCCTGTTGCACCTCGGCATCCTGCTGGAAACCATGCGCCGCGAAGGCTACGAAATCGCCGTCGCCCGTCCGCAGGTCATCCTCAAGGAAGTCGACGGCGTGATCTGCGAGCCGTACGAAACGCTGGTGGCCGACGTCGAAGAAGCCAACCAGGGCGGCGCCATTCAGGGCCTCGCCGAACGTGGCGGCAAGATGACCAACATGGTTCCGGACGGCAAGGGTCGTGTTCGTCTCGAGTACACGATTCCGTCGCGTGGCCTGATCGGCTTCCAGACCGAATTCATGTCGATGACCTCGGGCACCGGCCTGCTGTTCCACAACTTCGACCACTTCGGGCCGCAGTCGGACAACGGCGATATCGGCCAGCGTCGCAACGGCGTGCTGATCTCCAACGAAATGGGCAAGACCGCGCCGTACGCGCTGTTCAATCTGCAGGAACGCGGCCGCATGATGGTCGACTCGGCCGTCGACGTGTACGAGGGCCAGATCGTCGGCATTCACTCGCGTGACAACGATCTCGTGGTCAACGTGCTGAAGGGCAAGAAGCTCACCAACATGCGCGCCTCGGGCTCGGATGAGAACGTGCTGCTGACGCCGCCGGTGAAGCATTCGCTGGAACAGGCGCTGGAGTTCATCAACGAGGACGAACTTGTCGAACTGACGCCGAACTCGATCCGCATCCGCAAGAAGTTCCTCAAGGAACACGAGCGCAAGCGCGGCCGCAGCGAGTCGGCTGTCGCCTGA
- a CDS encoding formylglycine-generating enzyme family protein, which yields MICHPLSATACALLLAGTLSAPLSALAAAKPKAAAAAAPASDTPAAVSRDPACTTTRSRSADGRIGYFRHCPDSPDMVSFRGGSYRMGDGVGNGQGFEHPAHEVTIKPFAIGRYEVTRGEYQACVDAGGCTAPMTPPEAPEAGARHPVNSITWHQAKAYVAWLAQRSGRPYRLPTEAEWEYAARAGSEAHYTWALSQMEAVTCMHANALDLSAAARHPELTWSIPCDDGFPETAPVGSFPPNRWGVHDMIGNVWEWVEDCWHPDYTGAPTDGRAWLDSGEGANCKKRVNRGGGWGNGASALRLSSRDADPAGNHSSGLGFRVAVSVAAPPPAAAPAPAPVPAP from the coding sequence GTGATTTGCCATCCGTTGTCCGCCACTGCCTGCGCCCTGCTGCTGGCAGGCACCTTGTCCGCCCCGCTATCGGCACTGGCCGCCGCGAAGCCGAAAGCGGCTGCCGCAGCAGCGCCGGCCAGCGATACGCCGGCCGCCGTCTCCCGCGATCCGGCCTGCACGACCACGCGCAGCCGATCGGCAGACGGCCGCATCGGCTACTTCCGCCACTGCCCGGACAGCCCGGACATGGTGTCGTTCCGCGGCGGCAGCTACCGGATGGGCGATGGTGTCGGCAATGGCCAGGGCTTCGAGCATCCAGCGCATGAAGTCACCATCAAACCGTTCGCCATCGGCCGCTATGAAGTGACCCGCGGCGAATACCAGGCCTGCGTCGACGCCGGCGGCTGCACGGCGCCGATGACGCCACCGGAAGCCCCCGAAGCCGGTGCCCGTCATCCGGTGAACAGCATCACCTGGCACCAGGCCAAGGCCTATGTCGCCTGGCTGGCGCAGCGCAGCGGCCGCCCGTATCGCCTGCCGACCGAGGCCGAATGGGAGTACGCGGCGCGAGCCGGCAGCGAGGCGCACTACACCTGGGCGCTGTCGCAGATGGAAGCGGTGACTTGCATGCACGCCAACGCTCTCGATCTTTCGGCCGCCGCTCGGCATCCCGAGCTGACCTGGTCTATTCCCTGCGATGACGGCTTCCCCGAGACCGCACCTGTCGGCAGCTTTCCGCCGAACCGCTGGGGCGTGCACGACATGATCGGCAATGTCTGGGAGTGGGTCGAGGATTGCTGGCATCCGGACTACACCGGCGCGCCCACCGATGGCCGCGCCTGGCTGGACAGCGGCGAAGGCGCGAACTGCAAGAAGCGGGTCAACCGCGGCGGCGGCTGGGGCAACGGTGCTTCGGCGCTGCGCCTGTCCAGCCGCGACGCCGATCCTGCCGGCAATCACAGCAGCGGCCTCGGCTTCCGGGTGGCAGTGAGCGTTGCCGCACCACCGCCGGCCGCGGCGCCAGCCCCAGCTCCGGTGCCGGCACCATGA
- a CDS encoding TonB C-terminal domain-containing protein: MRLAKNIDTQPRRWAAAGSLLLHALLVLLAITTLRSTQRGSPATNLPKAIQITLAPPAPPAPPVVKPPPPTPIPPPKEIPKPEPTPTPVPVPKPIPKPQPSPAKPAGASTQTPTKAPPVVPEETPEESMVGRFHDNWLEPPRAPRNFVCRIRIDYTVGGRISEVTFLQSCGNYELDDSVRRAIYKSQPLPLLAAKTAAGSIEVEFSP; this comes from the coding sequence TTGCGTCTCGCCAAGAACATTGATACGCAACCTCGCCGCTGGGCAGCGGCGGGTTCGCTGCTGCTGCACGCCTTGCTGGTGCTGCTGGCGATCACCACCCTGCGCTCGACCCAGCGCGGCTCGCCGGCCACCAATCTGCCGAAGGCGATCCAGATCACCCTGGCACCGCCGGCGCCACCTGCGCCGCCGGTGGTGAAGCCGCCTCCGCCGACGCCGATTCCGCCGCCGAAGGAAATACCGAAGCCGGAGCCGACCCCGACGCCGGTCCCGGTGCCCAAGCCGATCCCGAAGCCGCAGCCATCCCCGGCCAAGCCGGCCGGCGCCTCGACACAGACGCCGACCAAGGCGCCACCGGTGGTGCCGGAAGAAACGCCGGAGGAGTCGATGGTCGGCCGTTTCCACGACAACTGGCTGGAGCCGCCGCGGGCGCCGCGGAACTTCGTGTGCCGGATCAGGATCGATTACACGGTGGGTGGGCGGATCTCCGAAGTCACCTTCCTGCAAAGCTGCGGCAACTACGAACTCGACGACTCCGTTCGCCGGGCCATCTACAAATCCCAGCCGCTGCCGCTGCTCGCAGCCAAGACAGCGGCCGGTTCGATCGAGGTCGAGTTCTCGCCGTGA
- a CDS encoding thioredoxin family protein — translation MKLFNRFAAAALLLATGVAHAGSISPYTAEACNAALAAGTPVVLEVHADWCPTCRAQAPIVQALVKDPKYEKFTVLVVDYDKQKDVRKQFNVAKQSTLVVFNGGKEVSRSTGVTAPAAIAAEFDKAL, via the coding sequence ATGAAACTGTTCAACCGCTTTGCCGCTGCCGCCCTGCTGCTCGCCACCGGCGTCGCCCACGCGGGCTCGATCAGCCCGTACACCGCCGAGGCCTGCAACGCGGCGCTCGCCGCCGGCACGCCGGTGGTGCTCGAAGTGCATGCCGACTGGTGCCCGACCTGCCGCGCCCAGGCGCCGATCGTGCAAGCGCTGGTCAAGGACCCGAAGTACGAGAAGTTCACGGTGCTGGTCGTCGACTACGACAAGCAGAAGGACGTGCGCAAGCAGTTCAATGTCGCCAAGCAGAGCACCCTGGTGGTGTTCAACGGCGGCAAGGAAGTGAGCCGCTCGACCGGTGTCACCGCGCCGGCAGCGATCGCCGCCGAGTTCGACAAGGCCCTGTAG
- the fmt gene encoding methionyl-tRNA formyltransferase: MKLIFAGTPEFAVPALDALHAAGHEILAVLTQPDRPAGRGQKLTASPVAARAEALGLPVHKFLKLDPDARAVLSALEPEIMVVVAYGLILPQAALDIPQHGCLNIHASLLPRWRGAAPIARAVEAGDPETGVTIMQMEAGLDTGPMLLIEKIAIDATTTAASLHDQLCAIGGRLIVDALTRIEAGNLPALAQPAEGVTYAKKLSKEEARIDWTQPAEVIARRIRAFNPAPVAWCELGSTGAGERIRFWNARALAVPSAAVQPGTVLEVDSHGLHLATIDGVLVITELQKPGGKALPASLVCRDWKLAGQRFS, translated from the coding sequence ATGAAGCTGATCTTTGCCGGCACGCCGGAGTTCGCGGTGCCGGCACTCGATGCGCTGCACGCCGCCGGCCACGAAATCCTGGCCGTGCTGACCCAGCCGGATCGCCCCGCCGGCCGCGGTCAGAAGCTCACCGCATCACCGGTCGCGGCGCGCGCCGAAGCGCTGGGGCTGCCGGTGCACAAATTCCTGAAGCTCGATCCCGACGCGCGTGCGGTGTTGTCCGCACTCGAGCCGGAGATCATGGTCGTCGTCGCCTATGGCCTGATCCTGCCGCAGGCCGCGCTCGACATTCCCCAACACGGCTGCCTGAACATCCACGCCAGCCTCCTGCCGCGCTGGCGCGGCGCGGCACCGATCGCCCGCGCCGTCGAAGCCGGCGATCCTGAAACCGGCGTCACCATCATGCAGATGGAAGCCGGCCTCGATACCGGGCCGATGCTGCTGATCGAAAAGATCGCCATCGATGCGACGACCACCGCCGCCAGCCTGCATGATCAGCTGTGCGCGATCGGCGGCCGGCTGATCGTCGACGCCCTGACCCGCATCGAAGCCGGAAATCTCCCCGCTTTGGCGCAGCCCGCCGAAGGCGTCACCTACGCGAAAAAACTCAGCAAGGAAGAAGCGCGCATCGACTGGACCCAACCTGCCGAAGTCATCGCCCGCCGCATCCGCGCGTTCAATCCGGCGCCGGTCGCCTGGTGCGAGCTCGGTTCGACGGGCGCTGGCGAGCGCATCCGCTTCTGGAACGCCCGCGCCCTGGCGGTTCCGTCCGCAGCCGTCCAACCCGGCACCGTGCTCGAAGTCGACAGCCACGGCCTGCACCTCGCCACCATCGACGGCGTGCTGGTGATCACCGAACTGCAGAAGCCCGGCGGCAAGGCACTGCCGGCCAGCCTCGTCTGTCGCGACTGGAAGCTGGCCGGGCAGCGTTTCTCGTGA
- the rsmB gene encoding 16S rRNA (cytosine(967)-C(5))-methyltransferase RsmB — protein MSALKPAPLTNVRAASAKAVAAVLGGRNLDDAIAAVSPALSVADLSLLKAIAYGVVREWSALDWRVNQLLEKPLRNEPLVAALLACGVYQLRSMRVPPHAAVGETVAAAELLGKPWAKGLTNALLRRYQREANEIEARMPPDAEIRQSCPEWLVRQIKRDWPASWRSVLAAGNTQAPMSLRVNRRRIDRDAFVAELATAGIGNFIPRTAPDAVILNEAVAVERIPGFAEGRVSVQDLSAQLAADLLGAEPGMRVLDACAAPGGKTAHIIERTEGLDVIAVESEAARLGRIRDTLGRLGHDAMLVHADAGDTASWWKGKKFDRILIDAPCSGTGVIRRHPDIKWLRRESDIPAMAAQQLRLLKALWPLLKPQGVLVYATCSILKAEGEDVARAFMAEQSEAVEQVIEPSPYAMWGEDCGLGRRIEPGGDFDGFYYLRLIKVP, from the coding sequence GTGAGCGCCCTCAAGCCAGCGCCGCTCACCAACGTCCGTGCCGCCTCAGCCAAGGCGGTCGCCGCCGTGCTCGGTGGCCGCAATCTCGATGACGCCATCGCCGCAGTCAGCCCGGCGCTGTCAGTCGCGGATCTGTCGCTGCTGAAGGCGATTGCCTATGGCGTGGTCCGCGAGTGGAGTGCGCTGGATTGGCGCGTGAATCAGTTGCTGGAAAAGCCGCTGCGCAACGAGCCGCTGGTCGCAGCTCTCCTGGCCTGTGGCGTCTATCAGCTGCGCTCGATGCGGGTACCGCCGCATGCTGCGGTCGGTGAAACCGTGGCGGCGGCTGAGTTGCTCGGCAAGCCCTGGGCGAAGGGCCTGACCAATGCGCTGCTGCGCCGCTATCAGCGCGAGGCGAATGAGATCGAGGCCCGGATGCCGCCGGACGCGGAGATTCGCCAGTCCTGTCCCGAATGGCTGGTGCGGCAGATCAAGCGCGACTGGCCGGCGAGCTGGCGCAGCGTGCTGGCTGCCGGCAACACCCAGGCGCCGATGAGCTTGCGGGTCAATCGCCGCCGCATCGATCGCGATGCTTTCGTCGCTGAACTGGCAACCGCCGGCATCGGCAACTTCATACCGCGCACGGCGCCGGATGCCGTGATCCTCAATGAAGCGGTGGCGGTCGAGCGGATTCCCGGCTTCGCCGAAGGCCGCGTTTCGGTGCAGGACTTGAGTGCGCAACTGGCGGCCGACTTGCTTGGCGCCGAACCCGGCATGCGGGTGCTCGATGCCTGCGCCGCGCCCGGCGGCAAGACCGCACACATCATCGAACGCACCGAAGGGCTTGACGTGATCGCGGTCGAATCCGAAGCCGCGCGTCTCGGCCGCATCCGCGACACGCTGGGCCGGCTCGGCCATGACGCGATGCTGGTCCACGCCGATGCCGGAGACACCGCGAGCTGGTGGAAGGGCAAGAAGTTCGACCGGATCCTGATCGACGCGCCCTGCTCCGGCACCGGCGTGATCCGCCGCCATCCGGACATCAAGTGGCTGCGCCGCGAAAGCGATATCCCGGCGATGGCGGCCCAGCAACTGCGCTTGCTGAAAGCGCTGTGGCCGCTACTGAAGCCGCAGGGCGTGCTGGTCTACGCCACCTGTTCGATCCTGAAAGCCGAAGGCGAGGACGTGGCGCGCGCGTTCATGGCCGAGCAGTCCGAAGCGGTCGAACAGGTCATCGAACCCTCGCCGTACGCGATGTGGGGCGAGGACTGCGGCCTCGGCCGGCGCATCGAACCGGGCGGTGATTTCGATGGCTTCTATTACCTGCGCCTGATCAAGGTGCCCTGA
- a CDS encoding SRPBCC family protein, translated as MLKAWTPLFVACALLPGAVLAHGPSRLKVVESVEIAAPVDKVWARLSKFDDASWIPAVAKTDAKGGNEVGATRTVTLKAEGSPTIEEELVKYNAEGKSLSYKITKVDPKVLPVNNYASTITVSGDATKSTVEWKAGFYRGYPNNDPPPELNDDASQAAVTKLYETTLAELKKSLEGGK; from the coding sequence GTGCTGAAAGCCTGGACCCCGCTGTTCGTTGCCTGCGCGCTGCTGCCCGGCGCTGTGCTGGCTCATGGCCCGTCACGGCTGAAGGTCGTCGAATCGGTGGAGATTGCCGCGCCGGTCGACAAGGTCTGGGCCCGTCTGTCGAAGTTCGACGATGCCTCGTGGATTCCGGCCGTCGCCAAGACCGACGCCAAGGGCGGCAACGAAGTCGGCGCCACCCGCACCGTGACCCTGAAAGCCGAAGGCAGCCCGACCATCGAGGAAGAACTGGTCAAGTACAACGCCGAAGGCAAGTCGCTGAGCTACAAGATCACCAAGGTCGATCCCAAGGTGCTGCCGGTCAACAACTACGCATCGACGATCACCGTCAGCGGCGATGCCACCAAGAGCACCGTCGAATGGAAAGCCGGCTTCTACCGCGGCTACCCGAACAACGATCCGCCGCCGGAACTGAACGACGACGCCTCGCAGGCGGCCGTCACCAAGCTGTATGAAACCACGCTGGCCGAGCTGAAGAAGTCGCTGGAAGGCGGCAAGTAA
- a CDS encoding ATP-binding cassette domain-containing protein yields MLISFKNVNLNLGNTVLLDQVNFTLEPGERLCLVGRNGTGKSTLMKVLTGEVAIDSGELVRSQGLRITELPQDVPAGIEGSVFEVVADGLGKAGRLVAQYHHLLIHEPENMDKLGKVQTALEALDGWTIDSKVQAMCERLQLPPDTEFADLSGGLKRRALLARALVAEPDILLLDEPTNHLDIDSITWLEEFLATWPGTLLFITHDRAFLRRLATRIIELDRGILRSWPGTYDEYLVRKEESLRIEEQSNALFDKRLAQEEVWIRKGIKARRVRDQGRVERLKKLRNEYAARRELSGEAKLVLQEAEKSGKLVAEAKGISFSRGDRIIVKNFSTTIIRGDKIGIIGPNGAGKTTLLNLLLAKLEPDSGTVRNGSKLEVAYFDQLRAQLDDSKPVFENIGGGKDFVTIDGKQLHVMSYLQQFLFTPDRARSPVKALSGGERARLLLARLFAEPSNLLVLDEPTNDLDVETLDLLEELLIDYQGTVLMVSHDRAFLNNVVTRTFVYEGGGRIGEYVGGYEDWLRQRKDVSFTAVRPEPKKVEAVKVEAPKPVAAAAAPALNSKEKRELENLPKQIEKLETEQRELGLKLSDPKFFQTQREQALATQARLAIIDQDLVKAYARWEQLEALRG; encoded by the coding sequence ATGCTGATCAGCTTCAAGAATGTGAACCTGAATCTGGGCAACACCGTGTTGCTCGATCAGGTCAATTTCACCTTGGAGCCGGGTGAGCGGCTGTGTCTGGTCGGCCGCAACGGCACCGGCAAGTCGACCCTGATGAAGGTGCTGACCGGCGAAGTCGCGATCGATTCCGGCGAACTGGTGCGCAGCCAGGGTCTGCGCATCACCGAGCTGCCGCAGGACGTGCCGGCCGGTATTGAAGGCTCGGTGTTCGAAGTGGTGGCCGATGGTCTCGGCAAGGCGGGCCGTCTGGTGGCGCAATACCACCACCTGCTGATCCATGAGCCGGAGAACATGGACAAGCTCGGCAAGGTGCAGACCGCGCTCGAAGCGCTCGATGGCTGGACCATCGACAGCAAGGTGCAGGCGATGTGCGAGCGCCTGCAACTGCCGCCGGATACCGAGTTCGCGGATCTGTCGGGCGGGTTGAAGCGCCGCGCGCTGCTGGCCCGCGCGCTGGTTGCCGAGCCGGACATCCTGCTGCTCGATGAACCGACCAACCATCTCGATATCGACTCGATCACCTGGCTGGAGGAATTCCTCGCCACCTGGCCGGGCACCCTGCTGTTCATCACCCATGACCGCGCCTTCCTGCGCCGTCTGGCGACCCGCATCATCGAGCTGGATCGCGGCATCCTGCGCAGCTGGCCCGGCACCTATGACGAATATCTGGTGCGCAAGGAAGAATCGCTGCGCATCGAGGAACAGAGCAATGCGCTGTTCGACAAGCGTCTGGCCCAGGAAGAAGTCTGGATCCGCAAGGGCATCAAGGCCCGGCGCGTGCGCGACCAGGGCCGCGTCGAACGCCTGAAGAAACTGCGCAACGAATACGCCGCGCGGCGCGAGCTGTCCGGCGAAGCCAAGCTGGTGCTTCAGGAAGCGGAGAAGTCCGGCAAGCTGGTGGCCGAGGCGAAGGGCATCAGCTTTTCGCGCGGCGACAGGATCATCGTCAAGAACTTTTCGACGACGATCATCCGCGGCGACAAGATCGGCATCATCGGCCCGAACGGTGCCGGCAAGACCACCTTGCTGAACCTGCTGCTGGCCAAGCTGGAACCGGACAGCGGCACGGTGCGCAACGGCTCCAAGCTCGAAGTGGCCTATTTCGACCAGCTGCGCGCGCAGCTTGATGATTCCAAGCCGGTGTTCGAGAACATCGGCGGCGGCAAGGATTTCGTCACCATCGACGGCAAGCAGCTGCACGTCATGAGCTATCTGCAGCAGTTCCTGTTCACGCCGGATCGCGCGCGTTCGCCGGTGAAAGCACTCAGCGGCGGTGAGCGTGCGCGTCTGCTGCTGGCGCGGCTGTTCGCCGAACCGTCGAACCTGCTGGTGCTCGATGAACCGACCAACGATCTCGACGTCGAAACGCTCGACCTGCTCGAAGAGCTGCTGATCGACTATCAGGGCACGGTGCTGATGGTCAGCCATGACCGCGCCTTCCTGAACAACGTCGTCACCCGCACTTTCGTCTACGAAGGTGGCGGCCGGATCGGCGAGTACGTGGGCGGCTATGAAGACTGGCTGCGCCAGCGCAAGGACGTGTCGTTCACCGCGGTGCGCCCAGAGCCGAAGAAGGTCGAGGCCGTGAAGGTGGAAGCACCGAAGCCGGTTGCGGCCGCTGCGGCGCCGGCGCTGAACTCGAAGGAGAAGCGCGAGCTGGAAAATCTGCCCAAGCAGATCGAGAAACTCGAAACCGAACAGCGAGAACTCGGGCTGAAGCTCAGCGATCCGAAGTTCTTCCAGACCCAGCGCGAACAGGCGCTGGCGACCCAGGCACGGCTGGCGATCATCGACCAGGATCTGGTCAAGGCCTATGCGCGCTGGGAGCAACTGGAAGCGCTGCGCGGCTGA